In Vicinamibacterales bacterium, the genomic stretch CCTGGGACTCGGCACCTGGCAGACTCTGCGGCTCGTCAGAGGGCCGCTGGCGTTCCGCTACGCCCTGGCGCCGATGACGAACGACTTCGTGGCGCTGCTGAAGGACTCGTCGCTGGTGTCGGTGCTGACGGTGGTGGAGCTGACGAAACAGACCCAGATCTTCGCGGCCAATCTCGGCACGTGGGCGATTCCCGGCCTGCTGTGTGCGGCCATGTATCTCCTGATGTCGTGGCCGCTGGCGCGCCTGGCGGCGCGGCTCGAACGGCGGTGGGCGGCGCCGGCGCTATGACTGCCACGGGACAGGTACTGGCCGTCCGGGGGCTGGAACTGCTGCGCGGCTCCCGGCGCATCCTGCAGGGGGTGGACCTGACCGTGGGCACCGGCGAGCTGGTGGCGCTGATGGGGCTCTCGGGCTCGGGCAAGACGACGATCCTGCGCGCGATCGCCGGCCTGGAGAGGTTCGGCGGCGGCTCCATCGACGTGGACGGACTGGTGCTGGACGGGCAGGGGAGTCACCACGACGCCCTGCACAGGAAGGTCGGCATGGTGTTCCAGTTCCATTGCCTGTGGGAGCACCTGACCGCCGTCCAGAACATCTGCCTGGCCCCGGTGCACGTCTATCGGACGTCCCCGGCCGCGGCGGCCGCACGGGCGCGCGAACTCCTGGCCGACCTGGGCGTGGCCCACCGCGAGCACGCCCTGCCACGGGAGCTGTCCGGAGGAGAAGCGCAGCGCGTGGCGATCGCCCGGGCGCTCGCTGCCGACCCCAAGCTGCTGCTCATGGACGAGCCGACGGCGTCGCTGGATCCCGCGCGGCGCGGCGAGCTGGGGAACACGCTCCAGGAGCTCGTCGCCACGGGCCGGAGTCTGCTCCTCACGTCGCACGACGACGACTTCGTGCGCGACTTCGCCACGCGGGTCGTCGTCCTGGCCGACGGGGTGGTGGTGGAAGCCGGCGATCCTCAGGTGGTGCTGACCTCGCCCGCTCATGAGGCGACGCGGCGGCTGCTGGACCTGAAGGCGCCGGCGGCCCCGGGAAGGCAAGCCGCTGGCAGTCAATCGTCCGGTCAGGCGCGACGCCGGTGACCCGTCATGGCGACCATGAAGGCGGCGCCCCGCGGCACGACGCGGATCGGGGCGCGGTGATGCCGAGCCGGTCCCCCGTCGAGTTGTTCGTCACCCTGCACGGCCGCGACGATGCGTATGTGATGGCGCTTGCCGCAATGTACGCCTCGATGCGGTCGCACACGGCGGCCTCGCTTCGATTCACCATCGTGCACGACGCCTCGGTTCGACAGGACAGCCTCGACAGGGTGGCCGCGTTCATTCGCGAGCGGGACGAGGCGCACCTCGTGAACATCGAGGCTCATCCGGACATCGATGCGCTCGCCCGCGAGTGCGCCGACGCCCGCTACTCGCCCGCGGTCCTGTGGCGCGTATTCGCACCGGACCTGATGCCAGACTCGGCCAAGGTCCTGCTCGTCGACGCCGACCTGGTATTCCTGTGCGACGTCCTGCGCCTGTGGGAGGTGGACGTCTCGAACGCCGCCATCGCCGCGGTGCGGCGCGGTAAGCCCTGGCCTGCCGAGTACCACGACCTCATCGAGACGCCGTCCGACCGCTATTTTCGGATCGGGCTCAGCGTGCTGAACCTGCAGCGCATGCGGCAAGACGAACGATTCCGGACGACACGGGCGTCCTTTCTCCGGACGAGGCTGCCGGCCATCAATGCGCTCGTCTGTCTACCGGAACAATCGGTCTTCAATTACTTCTTCAGTGGGAGCGCGCGCCCACTTGAGGCGACCCTCGTGCCGGCCGGGCACTTCAACCCTGCCGACGAGCGGGCAGTGGCGCGCCTGCTCGGCACCATGGACTGTGGCGGGACACTGGTGCTGGATCTAAAGGGGTGGCAGCATCGTTCGCCATTCGACTACTTCTACTGGAGCTACCTGCTGTTGACGCCCTGGCGTGCCCAAGCCTACGCCGAGCTGGTGGCCCACCAACGCGGAGGCCGGCCTTCCCACGCCGGCTGAGGCACCCGGCTGGGCGGCGGCGCGCAAGGGCGGGGGCGGTCTCGTCGATGCGGGTAGAATCAGTCTCGGCGGGCCGCTAGCTCAGTGGTAGAGCATCTGACTTTTAATCAGGTGGTCGTGGGTTCGATCCCCACGCGGCCCACCATGCACTACCGACCGGATCGTTGGATCTCTGACGGCCGCCCGATTCCCCGACGCTCCCGCTGAGCGAGACTCCGAGCGTCCCGGCAAGGTTCGCCGCAGGCAGCGCGTGGTAGCGGTTCCGCGGCAGGAAACGGGATCGCGAGCAGTGGCGGTCGCCAGGCTGTGACAATCGTAGGCCGGAGTCGCTAGCGTGGGCGCGCCCGCCACGCCTGCGCGACCCGCTCAGCATCCTGATTCAGCATGGTGGATGTGGCGTGGCGGATCCGCTCTGACTGGGACCTGGATGCGTCGCGCAGTTCCAGGTACTGGGCGTCGTTGGTGTGTTGACCAAGGCGGGCGTTGGCCGCGAGGATGGCCGAGTACAGCGGCTCGTACTCCGCTCCAACGGGAAACGATCCCTCGACGGTTCGCACCAGGTCATCCCGAATTTCAGTCATCAGGGCGCGGTACTCCGCCAGCGGGTAGGCAACCACCGAGACCCGTCCGTATTGGTGGACCTGACGTCGAGACGTGATCGTGACGTCGTGCACGACCACGAACGCCCATGGTGCTCCGTCACCTGCGGCCGCCGACTCGACCTGCGCCGGCTCGAGACTCCCGAGCAGGATTCGTCGATACGTTTCTACGGCAGGGCGAGGGTCGAGGTGATGGTGTGCGAAGAAGTCGAGACCGATGACGAGGCTTCCCGGATGACCGTCGGCCAGATGCCTCCGGACGTCGAGCCACGGATAGTCGTGCTTCTGACGAAACGACTCGACCAATCCAGGGACGAGCGTCGGCATCAACAGGAGGCCGGCAAGAGTTCCCGCGCCGAGTCGTGAGCGTCGTGGCGTCAGCGCTTGCAGCCCGGACACCGCGATGATCGTTACGAACGGAATCGTGAAGACGAGGAACCTGGCAAACGCCCATGGGTAGTGCGCCAGGCCCTGCGTGGCCATCAGAGTCGGCGGCAACGCGAGCACTGGCAAAATCAGGCGCTGGGCCGCCCGGTGCTCAATGGCGTACCACGTTCCAACGAGCGTCGAGATCGCGATGGGCCAGGCCAGATAACCCGCGCCGAAATACATCGCCCAGACGTCCGTGACATACGCGGCTCCGGCCGGCGCCGCTTCATGAAAGCGAACCTGCGTGGCCAGCATCTGTGCCACGATTGGCGAATAGAAGAGGGCGGACAGCGCGCCGGCGACAAGGGTCGGCACGAACAACGTGACCAAGCGACGATGGTTCGTGCCGGGCCCGCTGTCATAGCGGAACTCTGCCGTGGACGTCATGGCGGCCGCGGCCGCGAGCGCGGCGGCGGCATAGGCTCCGTTGGGGTGCATGAGGACCAGGAGCAGTGCCGTGCCGCCGAACGTCCAACCCGTGCGCCAACCGGGCTGCCGCAGCCAGCGGAGCATGTGGAGGGCGAGGAGGACCGACAGGGCCACCAGCAGCGAATACGACCGGATGTTCAGAGACTGATGCACCAGATACGGGTTCGCCGCAATCAAGACGGCTACTGCCAAGCTCGCACCCATGGGGAGGAACTGGCGCGCCAGCAGTGCCGTCAAGGGAATCGTGGCGACACCGGCGGCGAACGGCAGTGCAGTGAGGACCGGCGGCGACGGACCGAACAGTCCGGCAAAGAACTTGAGGATGACCAGGAAGTAGTTCATGGTCAGCCACGTCTCGAAGTGGGTCAGGAGGTACCGGTAGCTCCGTTCGATCTGGATCAGTGTGCCGATCTCGTCTCCGACGAACGAGCGGTCCACTTGGTAAGCCACCCGGATCGCCGCGCCTGCCAGCGTGATCAGCAGCAGGAGCGCGGTGTCTCGACCAGTGAGGTGTGGGTCGGGAACGAGCCCCGAGGGGTCGCTAGCGTGAGAAGCGGCCTGATGCGCGCGGCGCCCAGCAGGGACTACCTGCATTCGACCCCGTTGGATCCCATGATTCCAGTGTCGAGTATACCGACCATGGCGTGCCGTGATTGCACCAGCGCCGACCCCTGGCGTCCACGCCCGTGGCCGCCGCCGAACTCGGTCGGGCGTCGGAGTCGGCCCGACCGGCGCCGGCGCCGGCGCCGCCACGGCGAAACGCTCGGGAACCCGACGAGCCGGCCCGTCGGCGTTCGCTCGGAAAGCCTGCAGTCAGCAGGCGTGGGTACTGTGGTGGCGCCGGGAAGTAGCGGACCTGGATAGCCGCCGTGAAGTGGTTCTTCGCCTTCAACGAGCACGCGTCGGCGTGGTTCACCCAGATGCTCCAGGTGGCGGTGGTGACGGCCGCCGAACAGGCGCCGCACCTCGAGCCCCATTGCCTCTACGATGGCGACGGTGAAACCGCCCTGACAACCTGGCTTCGCGGGCGGGGCGTCAGTATTCATCCGACGAGGGTGCCGTTCCGTTCGCGCCTCGACGCCGAGGACGTTCGCGCAATGAACGCAGGCACCGGCTACAGCCCGGACGCCGCGACGGGGTTCTATCTGTGCCTGGCGGTGCCGTTCGCCGAGGCAGCACGCGATGTCGAACACGTCCTCTTCACCGACTGTGACGTCATGTTCGTCGGTCCGGTGGACCTCGACGCGACGCGGCCGTCGCTTCTGGCCGCGGCCCCGGAGATGCGAGACGTGCAGCGCCCGTCACCATGGGACGTGGGGCCCGGTTTCAACTCGGGCGTCATGGTGATGAACGTCGCGGCGATGCGTGCCAGGATGCCCGCAATCGAGCAGGTGCTCGAGCGCGACGGGTATTACCGGTTTCCCCAGGCGAACGCGAGCTACGACCAGGGTGCTCTCAACACCGCCATCCGCGAGGGGGAGTGGGACCCCCTGCCGCCGACGCTCAACTGGCGGCCCGCGTTCGGGATCGGCGTCGACGTCTCCATCGTCCACTGGCATGGCCCCAAGCCACGACATGCGCAGCGCACCATCGATACCGGCATCACGGCGGCCCCAGACGCCGTGATGCGGATGTTGCTCGAGGCCGCGCCCGAGGCATACCGCCATTATCTGGAGATTTTCAACGCGGCTCTCGCCCGAGCATGAGTCGTGGTCGGCGTCCCTCGCGCGACCGCCCGACGAAGGATTGGTCATGCGTGACGGCGCCAATCAGCGCGCGAAGCGGCCGCAGGTCAAGCGGCTCACGTCGAACACGCCTACGCACTTGTCGTCGAAGCGGCCGTCGCCTTCCGTGCACTGTTCGTTGAAGAGCCACACCGGGCGTAGGTGGTAAGGGGCGGCAAGCAGATTCAGGGGCCTCCATCCCGCGTCCGTATCCCGCGGCTGGTTCGTCGTGCTGGTGAACGTCGTGCATGCCAGCCATGAGGAGCCGCTTCGCTCGACGTTCTGGAGCGCCGCGAGCACGTGGCGGTCCGACAGGTGGCCGAAGAGATCGCGGCAGAGCACCAGATCCGCGCGCGGCAGGGGATCGGTGGTGATGTCGAGCACGCGGAAGTCCCCGCCAAACTCGGCCAGATTTCGCGCGACGAGCTCAGGCAGAATGTCGGCGCCGATGTAGCGCGGTACCTCAAGCGACCGAATCCAGTGATGGTCGCCGCACGGGATGTCGAGCAAGGTCTGGACCGCGAGCCGAGCGAGGAGGCGCTGCAGCTCTGCGAGAAGCGTCGCGGTCTGCGTCAGTTCGGATCCGAGTCCCGACACCGTTTCCGCGGATTGCCACTTGTTCTTGTCGTGGATGTCCCGGAACACCCGCTGGAGGTCGTCGTTCACGCGCGTGCCTTTGATCTCAAGACATGAGCCTCGATCGGCCATCATCATAGTGCGCGCCGGGGACGCGGCCGACTGCGAACGCGGGCACCTCGGGGCCGGGACGTTTGGGCGCGGCTCGTGCCTGCCGTTCGACGGGGACGCCCAGTGCGCCATGCGATACTTCCGGAGTGCGTCGCCGCCCTGGCCACTCAACGATACCGATCGGCCGCCTGCGGTCGCGTGAGCGCCGGCCGTGAGCGACAACTTCCGATTCCTGATCGTAGGCGCAGGTCGCGGAGGGACCAGTCTCCTGGCGGCCCTGCTCGATTACCACTCGCAGCTCGAAGTGGGGTTCGAACAGCACGCCGAGTCGTGCCTGATGGGCAAGGCGCTGCCGCCCGGGGTTCCCATCACCTTCGAGGGCCGCGTCGGAGCGTTCATGGCGGCATGCCACGCGGATGCCGATCGGTATGCCGGCAGAATCTGGGGCAACAAGATCACGACCGAACAGGTCTTGTCGCTCGAGACGGCGCCCCCGCCGGCGTCTGCGGGGTCGTTCGACGTGCTCAACGCCCTCTTCAATCAGCACCTGCGCGATCAGGCGGTGGTGTTCATCCTGCGAGACGGGCGGGCGTGCGTGAACTCGAAGGTGCGCCGAACCGGGCAGCCGATGGAGATCGCGTGCCGGAAGTGGTTGTACTCGGTCGAGTGCTACCAGTTCTTCAAGACGCGCCATCCGCGCAGCCTGTGCGTCAAGTTCGAGGACCTGCTGGCCGCTCCAGAGTCCACGCTTCGGTCAACCTGCGAACTCCTCGGGATTCCCTACGAGCCCGGGATGCTGGAGGGCGTCGCGAACGAGAAGATGCTCCCCGACTATCGAAGCGCGACGATTGACCGCTCGAAGCGTGCTCCGGCCGACCTTCCCGAGCCTCACTTGGAGTCGATCCGGGCAGGCCTCATCGAGTGCGGGTACCTGTGAGCCCGGACATCGGCTGGAGCGGCCGGACCCGCTCCAGCCGCCGTCACATCGTCGTGACCACTACCGACGCTTTCGTCGTCTCCCACTGAATGACGATCACTCCGCCCTTCCCGGCGGGGTTCTTGTCGAGCGAGATCGTCAGGCGTTCCACGGGCGTCGACAGCTTCTCCACGCGCATCGGCACGCGGCCCAGGTCCTGGGCCTGGTTGTAGTCGGTGCCCCACTGGCCCACCTGCTTGTTGAGCACCAGGCGCCAGGTCTTTTCGTCGATGAGGGAGTAGAGCGAAATCTTCCCTGGGTTGACGTGGATCGGTCCGAACATCAGGGCCTTGTCGGTCTCGAGGACGGTGGCTTCATCCGCGCCGGTGCGCCAGATCTGGCCGTACGGCACCAGGCCGCCGAAGATCTTCCGGCCCTTCATCGCCGGGCGCCCGTAGGTGATGCTCACGTTGGCGCCGTCGATGGTGCCCTTCACGGTCTCGTGGGGGCTGACACGCTGTTCCTGCGCGGTCCCGACGCCCGCGGCCACTGCCACGGCCGCGACGATCACGGCCCAAATGTATGCACGACGCTGAGTCACGGCTACGGCTCCTTGAACGACACACGTTCGGCGGACTCCGTGCCGCCGGACGTGGGTTTGGACTCTAGCACGGACGATCTGGTTCCCACGGCCGGGCCGTGTTCAGAGAATCCGCTTGCCGAACGCCGAGAGCGCGAGTTCGGTCGCGAGCTCCGCCGTGGCGTTGCGGACGTCGAGCGCCGGGTTCACTTCCACGAGGTCCAGCGCCACCATCCGGCCCGATTCGGCGACGGCCTCCGCCACGAAGTGCGCCTCGCGGTAGTCGAGGCCGCCCTTGACGGGCGTGCCGACGCCGGGCGCGATCGCCGGGTCGCACGCGTCGAGATCGTACGACACGTGGATGCCGCCCGTGCCGGCCGACGCCGCCGCGAGCGCGCGGTCCATCACCTCGCCGATGCCGAGCCGGTCGATGTCCTTCATGGTGAAGGCGTGCACGCCGGCCTCCCGGACGATCTCCTTCTCGCGATCGTCGAGATTGCGGATGCCCACCAGGACGACGTGCTCGGCACGGACCGACGGCTCGGAGCCCGCGAAGCGCGCGAGCTCCTGCGGCTCGCGCCCGAGGAGGGCCGCCAACGGCATGCCATGCACGTTGCCGGAGGGCGAGGTGGCGGGCGAGTTGATGTCGGCGTGGGCGTCCACCCAGATGACGCCCAGGGCCTTGCCCTGCGCCCGGAGCCACGCCGCGCTGGCGGCCACGGACCCGGCGCCCAGGGAATGATCGCCGCCGAGCACGATGGGCAGGGCGCCTTCGCCGAGCGACGCGAGCGCCGTCTGATAGAGCCTCTGGCACACGCGGGCGATGTCCTTCACGTAGCGCTTGCTCGGGTCGCCCGGCCCCTTCCGCTCGGGCATCGGCGAGGGCACGTCGCCGCGGTCGCTGACGGTGACGCCCAGCGCCGTCAGCTGGTCGGCGAGTCCGGCGATGCGGATGGCCGACGGGCCCATGTCCACGCCGCGGCGGTTGCCGCCGAGGTCCAGGGGAACGCCGATGAGATGCGCGAGCGGCATGGACGGAGCCAGGCGGGATTGTACCGGCCTCTCAAGAACGCAGGATGTGGGGTTCGTGTCGCATGTGCGTGCTATATTATGGGGTTTGTTTTCACCCGCCTCGATCGGGCGGGTGTCGCGGAGGCAGCGTGCCCATCCTCGTCCGGCCAGTGCGCGAACAGCTCGAGCACGACCGCATCATCCGACTGCTGCAGGCGCGTCACCAGAAGAAGCACGACGCGGTGGCCAACGTGGGCGGGGAGCCGCCGACATCCATCGTGATCGGCTCCAGCGAGTTCACGCCCGACGTCATCCTGCTCACGAATGACAAGGCGCGGCGGCTCGAGGCCGTCATCGAAGTGGAGACCGGCGAGTCCGTGAACTCCCTCGAGGCGCTGGCGCAGTGGGGGCCGTTCAGCCGCCTGCGCGTGCCGTTCCACCTGTACGTGCCGCCACACACGCTCGACACCGTGCGGCGCCTGTGCAAGGACCACAACGTCACGGTCGCCGAGTTGTGGACGTACCACCCGCACCTGGACCAGATGCGGTTCACGCTGATCCAGAAGGCCCCCGACGCGGCGCTGGCGGCCGCCAGGAAGGCCGGCCTCACCGGCACGCCGAAGTTGAAGGTGGCGCCGCCGCCCCCCCCGCCGCCTCCGCCGCCCCCGCCTCCGCCGCCGCCCGCCCCGTCGAAGACGGCCGAATCCAGGGGAACCGTCCGGACCGCCGCCCAGAAGGCCGCGCTCGGCAAGTTCGTCGCTGCGGCCAAGTCGTCGGCGGCCCGTCAGGCCGCGGCGGCTGCAGCGGCCGCGGCGCCGGGGACCCCCGCCGGGAAACCCGGGACGGCGGTAAAGCCGTCGAGCGGGCGACCGGCCGGCGGCGCCAAGCCGTCGCCCGCGGCGCCGGCCC encodes the following:
- a CDS encoding ATP-binding cassette domain-containing protein, producing MTATGQVLAVRGLELLRGSRRILQGVDLTVGTGELVALMGLSGSGKTTILRAIAGLERFGGGSIDVDGLVLDGQGSHHDALHRKVGMVFQFHCLWEHLTAVQNICLAPVHVYRTSPAAAAARARELLADLGVAHREHALPRELSGGEAQRVAIARALAADPKLLLMDEPTASLDPARRGELGNTLQELVATGRSLLLTSHDDDFVRDFATRVVVLADGVVVEAGDPQVVLTSPAHEATRRLLDLKAPAAPGRQAAGSQSSGQARRR
- a CDS encoding glycosyltransferase — protein: MTRHGDHEGGAPRHDADRGAVMPSRSPVELFVTLHGRDDAYVMALAAMYASMRSHTAASLRFTIVHDASVRQDSLDRVAAFIRERDEAHLVNIEAHPDIDALARECADARYSPAVLWRVFAPDLMPDSAKVLLVDADLVFLCDVLRLWEVDVSNAAIAAVRRGKPWPAEYHDLIETPSDRYFRIGLSVLNLQRMRQDERFRTTRASFLRTRLPAINALVCLPEQSVFNYFFSGSARPLEATLVPAGHFNPADERAVARLLGTMDCGGTLVLDLKGWQHRSPFDYFYWSYLLLTPWRAQAYAELVAHQRGGRPSHAG
- a CDS encoding class I SAM-dependent methyltransferase, encoding MNDDLQRVFRDIHDKNKWQSAETVSGLGSELTQTATLLAELQRLLARLAVQTLLDIPCGDHHWIRSLEVPRYIGADILPELVARNLAEFGGDFRVLDITTDPLPRADLVLCRDLFGHLSDRHVLAALQNVERSGSSWLACTTFTSTTNQPRDTDAGWRPLNLLAAPYHLRPVWLFNEQCTEGDGRFDDKCVGVFDVSRLTCGRFAR
- a CDS encoding sulfotransferase, with amino-acid sequence MSDNFRFLIVGAGRGGTSLLAALLDYHSQLEVGFEQHAESCLMGKALPPGVPITFEGRVGAFMAACHADADRYAGRIWGNKITTEQVLSLETAPPPASAGSFDVLNALFNQHLRDQAVVFILRDGRACVNSKVRRTGQPMEIACRKWLYSVECYQFFKTRHPRSLCVKFEDLLAAPESTLRSTCELLGIPYEPGMLEGVANEKMLPDYRSATIDRSKRAPADLPEPHLESIRAGLIECGYL
- a CDS encoding DUF2911 domain-containing protein; translation: MTQRRAYIWAVIVAAVAVAAGVGTAQEQRVSPHETVKGTIDGANVSITYGRPAMKGRKIFGGLVPYGQIWRTGADEATVLETDKALMFGPIHVNPGKISLYSLIDEKTWRLVLNKQVGQWGTDYNQAQDLGRVPMRVEKLSTPVERLTISLDKNPAGKGGVIVIQWETTKASVVVTTM
- the rocF gene encoding arginase; this encodes MPLAHLIGVPLDLGGNRRGVDMGPSAIRIAGLADQLTALGVTVSDRGDVPSPMPERKGPGDPSKRYVKDIARVCQRLYQTALASLGEGALPIVLGGDHSLGAGSVAASAAWLRAQGKALGVIWVDAHADINSPATSPSGNVHGMPLAALLGREPQELARFAGSEPSVRAEHVVLVGIRNLDDREKEIVREAGVHAFTMKDIDRLGIGEVMDRALAAASAGTGGIHVSYDLDACDPAIAPGVGTPVKGGLDYREAHFVAEAVAESGRMVALDLVEVNPALDVRNATAELATELALSAFGKRIL